The window ctggcaatctacaacCTAATCCTTCCTCTAATTTCCTCTACAGCATCCTGACCAGGACAGTCAGAGCCTTGTGCGGTTCTATAGCAGTGTCCTCAAGAATCCTGCAGAGGCATCGGTTGTGAAAGCCAAGGAGGCATCTCTCTGCTACAGGGCACATCTCCTCTCAGCCTTCCTCCTCCTGTGGGCTCGCATCACCTGCCCTCCTTACACTCCTGCCTGCTGTCCTTGAGCAGAGTCATCATGCCTCGTGGTCATAAGAGTAAGCTCCGCGCCCGCGAGAAACGTCGCCAGGCCCAAGGTGACACCCACAGTGTCAAGGGTGCTCAGGCCACTGCAGCAGAGGAGGAAGGgtccccctcctcttcctctcctccttttaGGGGGCCTCCCCAGAGCTCCCCTGCTGCTCGCACTCCCCAGGGGTCTCAGAAAGCCCCAGCCACCACCACTGCTGCTGCAGGTGTTTCGGGCCGAAGAGCTCCTAGAGGGGCCGAGGGCCAAGGTGAGGGAGGTCCAAGTTCCTCTTCGGCCCGAGCCCCGAATGAGAGGTCACAAAGGGACCCTCTAACCAGGAGGGTGATCATGTTATCACAGTTTCTGCTGTCAAAGTATAAAATGCAAGAGCGCATTACGaagggaaaaatgatgaagatcatcaaCCAAAGGTACAAAGAGCACTTCCCTGAGATCCTGAGGAGAACCTCTGAGTACATAGAGCTGGCCTTTGGCCTTGACGTGAAGGAAGCTGACTCCAAAGGTCAATCCTATGCCCTTGTCAGCAAGCTGGAGATCACCGAGGAAGAGAATCTGAGTGGCGGCAGGGGGTTTCCCAAGACCGGGCTTCTGATGCCTCTCCTGGCCATGATCTCCATGAATGGCAACCGGGCCACCGAGGAAAAGATGTGGGAATTCCTGAATATGGTTGGGATGTACGATGGGAAGACGCACTTCATCTTTGGGGAGCCCCGGAAGCTCATCACCAAAGATTTGGTGCAGGCAGAGTACCTGGAGTACCGGCAGGTGCCCAACAGTGATCCTCCATGCTACGAATTCCTGTGGGGTCCCAGAGCCCAAGCTGAAGCCAGCAAGACAAAAGTCCTGGAGTTTCTGGCCAAGGTCAAAGATACCAACTCCAGTGCCTTCCAAGCCCTGTATAAATAAACTTGGAGAGATGAGGGAGACAGCCGCAAGCAGAGAATGGGCCAGGGCTAGTGTCAGGGCAAGTCCAGCCAGTCCTCCCATCCCTAGTGAAGTCTGATGCAGAGTCTTcactttgttgttgaaaatggctGTTAACCTTCTAAGTAGCAGAGGCAACATGGGGCTGGAGGGAGCACATGTATGTCTTCTTTTATTCCCGTTACACTTGAGTGACCTGAAGATTTAGCTCATTTTTTGTACTTTTCAAATGTTGTTCTTTTAGGTTTTAGGATTCAGAATCTAAATTCACCCTCATGCATTTATTGTTGTATTCCAGATTTGGGGGTAAGAGTTTTGTATTGTGTAAAACAAATTGAAAATCTCTGAATCTTTTCTTATAAATCCAGAACTAGTTAATGTGGTATCGGAATTGGGATGTTCTTGGAAATATTAAAGATATCCAAAAGAGTTAGTTGGGATGACAAGGTAGAGGTGGAAAACCATAAAAGTTGGTCAATTCTTGCTTTCCCTTATCCCATTTGGTAAAAGTAGAACATTCATGTGCTTGGATTTGTTTAGCTTCTTTAAGAATGTGGGGGAAAATAAATTGTGATGATTTGACCTCTTGTTCCCTGCCTCTTATTTTCCCCAAAGAGTAATTGAGCGTCTGCCCTTTGGAAGGCTTCCTGCTAGTACTGGGGCCCTTTAAGCAAAGGTGTTGAAGCCCGAGTATAGATTTTAGAGTCTTGACAACAGCTATGAAATAAGAAAGAGGTGGGAGTACTCTCCAAGACCTCAGGACTAGTAGAAACACAGTGAACACTTCAGGACTCCCTCTAGTGCAAATGCCCTGAGGGAGGGCATTTTGGGGCCTTGGGATACTTTGATCTCTCAGTGTGCACTGGGGGAATTTTAAGTTAGGAAACATAGGGGAGGGAAGGGTAGGGGGCGAGAAGAGCAGGTAGGGGTGAGGCTGGGGGCAGGGGCGAGTCCAGATGGGGTTGCGGGAGGAGTGTGCAGGGTCAGACATTCCCATCATGTGTCTCAGTGTGGAATGACTTCGCCTGGAGTGGCAACCAGCTCTTCACACTGCCTCTGGGATTGACGGTAAACGAGAGAGAAATCCCCCCCGGAGCAAGACTGGAAGGTGTCCTGTGTTCTTGTCCCAGTGCTCTTGAACACAAGTGCTGACTGTGTGTGTCATGCACATCATTTCCAGAGTTTCTGAGAAATAGGGAGATACTCCATGTGAGGAAGCCAGTGTTAGTAGCTTTTTGCCTTTGGCTGGGGGAGCCAGAGGCCATGCCATTGAAAGGATGGTAGAATGAGGTTGCCTTCAGTGTCACTTAGAAAACACCAAGTGAAAACTGGACTTTTGGCCATGGTGATGAGAACTGGGGTGACATAGGTGGAAGGATAGTTGGGAGGGGAAATTGTCCTTGACAGCACTTCTAAGAGCTTTGTGTTCATTAAACTGGGACAGTCTACCCACATGCACATTAAAAAATTTACtccctgctatggattgaatttaaCCACCACGTCCCCCCAAAACAGGTGGTGTAAATAATGACCCAATAACCATGGTTATGATGCCATTTGGGAATATGTGTTATGTTAAAGAGAGGGGGttgtaaggtgtgtcttgagtcaaccgACACattctccaggggagaaagatgtggcagtcagcttctgtaagatttacacccttggaaaccctatggggcagttctgctctgtcctgttgcatccctgtgagtcagaatcttgtggacagcagtgatttttttttttttttttgcagggcgGTATCTTTAGTCCAGTCTCATCTGAGATATAAAGGAGGTGATTTGGCAAGCAAGTAATCACAAGTGGGGAATGATAGTTGCCAGGGCACGTGAGATCTCCAAGGAGAGAAGAAACGGAAGCTGaagaaagacaaggaccttccccctcaGCAAACAAAGAGttaaagctttcccctagagccagcacctgaattcagatttctaggctcccttttttttttaaactgtgagaaaataaatttctatttgttaaagccttccccttgtggtatatctgttataacagcactagataactatgacactCCCTAATGAGTGATGAAATGCTTTGACCTTGACTACTAACATAAATGTTGGCAGTGCAGACCCATCCAgtggcaccgcagaagaaagacctggcaatctgtgtcTTTAAAatttatagccaaggaaaccctatagggcagttctacatgGGGTTGCatttagttggaattgactcgatgttaAGAAGTTATTGTAAAATATTAGTTTTTCTTTCTAAGTagtatttcttctcatttggttTTCTTTGTCCTAGAGCACTGCATAATCTTACAAaccctgaagaaaacaaaacaaaaattctcagatGGGTGGGCGGTACTTTGTGGTGTCAAAATAATCATAGTAATAACTGCCATTCTTTAAAGACCCAATATTTGCCAGTCAGCTTGCCACGTGCTTCTCATGCCTTGCGCACAATGCACCAGCCCTAGAAGACAGGGCTTATCAATCCAACTTCACAGAAGAAGAACCTGGAGCTCAAGGTGTTTGGTAATGTGTTCGAGCTTGCAAGTCTAGTACATGAGCGAGCTACATTAGACCCCTGGTCTGAATCCGTCTAGAGCCCACACTGACCACTCCTCCCAGCCAGGGGCTTACCGTGTGTCTCTTAATTCACTATTCTTCTCTCTACTACAAAATGTTTCTCAGGTAAGAAAATGAATAATGCTGTGCCCAGGGCATTGAGTTGGACTGTATAGCCAGAGGTATGTGAATACTAAAATAAGTGAGACTTATgaacaaggaaaaggaaaagataacATTCAATGACAATACAATCACTGACATATACAAGGCCAGATAACCTGAAAAGATTTGGGGCTCATAAAATCATCCTGGAGAGCCCCTGCCTGTAGAAGGTAGATCTATCAGAACCAACATTACATGAGTCTCTGTGCGTGGCTGAAGGAGAGAAGGATGAGATCAGCCTGGTTTTCTGACAGCCCACCACCTACGTTGGGGTTCTTGTCATTGGCTGCAGCTTCCCCACCTCATGCCACTCCTCGCTCTTGGGCAGGGAACCAATCTCTGCCAGATTTCCATAGCAAATTTGCTCAAGTTTGCAAGGATGTTGCATTTCTCAGGAAGCCTTTCATCAAAGAGGAATCAAGAAGAGAACCCCAGTGAATGAAAACACAGAAGAAACACACACCAGAATTTAGGGATCACACAAGGAATTGCAGGGCTTGCTCTCAGACCTAGAGAGCCCCAGGCAGTACCGTCATTTATTCTTCAGGTTTCTCAGGGACCCGAGAGGTTGGCCTAAGGACACGCTCCAAGTCAGTAAGGCGAGGACACTCAGCCTGTGATAGATATCTACGTGATGACCCTGAATGAAGATGATGGGTGGCTCCTCGAGAACAGTGACTTCCCCTGGCATCCTGCCTTGCACTTGGCCCTGAGAGATCTTGAACAGTCCTGGCTGGATATGACTCATCCTGACTTCCAAATCACAGGTCCCAGGTCAGTGAAGACCTTGATTTGAGGGGAGCATCCTCAGATTCATTAGGGAGTGGATTTCAGGACTGGTCAGGTTCAAGATAAAGACTGTGAATGAGGAAGGAGGGAACCACCCACCCCAGACAGAGGAGGCCACAAAAAATCCTTCCTGCTGTTGGCCCTGGGAGTCCCAGGGCAGAGTTGTCAGGATGAGAAGTCCCCTCAATTCTGCCTGGAGAGTATCAGGTCTTGTGGGCATATGCCAGGTTCATAGAGGGAGGAGACTCAGACCCTCAAAGGAGGCAAGGTGACCACCCTGAGTGTTATGAGTGGGAACCCCATCAACAAAAGGAGCAGAAGAGAGCATTGCCTCTGTTCTTAGTCCTCGGAAGCCTCTGGGAGAGCTCTCTGCCAGAGGTGCCCATCGCATCTTCCTGAGCGGTCTCAGGGAAGAAGGGTCCGGTCTAAAGGGGCAGCACCAGTTCTACAGAGGGAGGAGTCTTGTCCCTAACTGGAGTTAGGTGTGGACCCTGAGTGTATATGGGGCAATCTCCTGCCAAAAAAGGATCTGCCAGGCAGAGTTAAACAGCCTGGAATCGTGTGAGCCCCCAAGCAAGTGTATGGTGTGGCTCAATCTGACCTGACCATCTAGGTCTCAGCGTGGTGAGAATCTTGTTCTGAGCCTGTGAGTCACGACTTCATACGCGGGACAACCAAGCTCTGATAGATatcaaggtgaggaccctgtgtGAGCACTAAGGGACCACTCACTCTAGAACACTGGGGTCCCAAGGAtcctgtccttgctctcagcccTCAGGCCCCCCGTGCCCCACCATAAATGTCTTGAAACTTGGAGGCCCTCCCTACAGCCTTGTACGGACATGACCTGTCCTGGCTTCCATCTAGGAAGTGCTGGGAAGGTGCAGCTTCTGGTTTGGGGGACTGTGAGCTCTCCTCAGCAGAGGAGGGTGGGTTCTCAGGACTGATCAGGAGTCAAGGTGAGGACCCTGAATGTGGGCGGTGGTGACCAATTAACCCCAGAAAAGCGGGGTCCTAAGAGCGCTGCCCCTGCTGTTGGCCCTCGGAGACCCCACCAATGGTCTTGGACCTCAGAGGCCCCCCTATAGCCTTGGCCAGATGTGATCAACGGGCTCTGACTTCTATCTAGGAAGTGCCGGGAAGGTGAGGCCGCTGGTCTGAAGGGGTTGAGACTTTCATCATCGGAGTAGGGTGGATTCTCAGGACTGGTCAGGAGTGCATGTGAGGTCCCTGAATGTGGACTAAGGGAACACCGAACCCAGAACAAAGGAGATCCCACAAAGTCCCGCCCCTACCACCAGCCTAAAGGCCACTGGACTGATTTCGGCCTGTAAAGTCTCTGGATGGGTGGGCCTTGGTCCAAGAAAGCACCTGAGTTCCAGAGAGGAGACCCAGACCCTAACTGCACGCAAGGCAGGGACCCTTAGCGCTAATGAGGAGGCTTCCCCTTAAAAGAGGGCCCGCCCACAGCCCAACCTTGCTCTCAGCTCTGGGAGCCCCCAGGCAGGGGTAGCCAGATGTGCAGCACCCCGACTTCCCTCTAGGGAGGTGAGGGCCTTAGTCTGAGCCATCAATCCTAGCCTTGCTTTCGGGCGGACTTAAGTTAGTAGAGGGAGAAATACCAGGTCCTACCTGGAAGCAAGGTCAGAAGCCTGAGTGAGGATTGAAGGGGTCACCAAATTGAGAACCCTGGGGGCAGGTGACCCCACTGCCCTGGCCAGCCCCAGGATTCCCAAAACAGCCTACAAAGGATATGGGTGACTCTGACTTCCAACTTTGAGGTCTCAGGAAGGTTTGGTCTTTGGTCTGAGAGGTGTGGCCTCAGGTCAGCAGAGGGTGGGGTCACAAAATGGTACAGAGGCAAGGGGAAGACATGACTGAGGTACTAGGGACCAATCGACCCAAAATGGGGAGGGCTACACTGAACCCTGCTTATGCCGTGAGCTCTGGGAGCCCAGGACAAATCTGACAAGCTCAAGTGACCCTTGACTCCCTCCTGGAGGGTCTCAGGGAAATGAGGTCCTAAGATTAAGCCCCAATTCAGCAGAGAGAGGAATCCCAGAACCTGGTGGAAGTCAAGGTAAATATCCTTCAAGAGGAAAAATGGAATTAACCCCCCACCAAACAAGAAGAGAGGAGGCTGTACAACATCCCCCTTCTACTATTGGACCTGGGAAGCCAAGGTCGGAGATATCTCACTGAGGTGCCCGCTTGTTTTCTCCTGAGGGTG is drawn from Loxodonta africana isolate mLoxAfr1 chromosome X, mLoxAfr1.hap2, whole genome shotgun sequence and contains these coding sequences:
- the LOC135228929 gene encoding melanoma-associated antigen B17-like, whose protein sequence is MPRGHKSKLRAREKRRQAQGGLPRAPLLLALPRGLRKPQPPPLLLQVFRAEELLEGPRAKFLLSKYKMQERITKGKMMKIINQRYKEHFPEILRRTSEYIELAFGLDVKEADSKGQSYALVSKLEITEEENLSGGRGFPKTGLLMPLLAMISMNGNRATEEKMWEFLNMVGMYDGKTHFIFGEPRKLITKDLVQAEYLEYRQVPNSDPPCYEFLWGPRAQAEASKTKVLEFLAKVKDTNSSAFQALYK